CGACGGGGATTTACCCCCCAATGCAATAGCCGGTAAATGCTATGCAAAATGTTTGATTCCCGATCAGTATGAAACGGTAACTGAGCAGATCCTGTTAAAAGAGGCTGCATCGCGTATTGAAGTAGTTCCTGCTGTGTTCGAATCGGTAGAAGAGCAGATTTTGGTTAAAGAAGGCTATAAAGTACTTGAAATTGTACCTGCAACTTTTACCACAGTTGAAGAGCAGATGTTGGTAAAAGAAGCCGGCAGCCGCTTGGATTATGTACCCCCTGTTTATGAAACGATTACTGAACAGATGTTGATCTCTCCCGCCACTACAAAATGGGTTCAAGGAAAAGCAGACAAAAACTGTCTGAACGAAGACCCTGAAAAATGTAAGGTATGGTGTTTGACTGAAGTGCCTGCTCAATACAAAACTGTTACCAAACAGGTATTGAAAACACCGGCAGCCACTACCGAAACTCCCATTCCGGCCGAATATCGCACCATTACCAAAGCAGTGGTTCAAACCCCCGCCTCCACTCGTGAGAGCGAAGTTCCCGCCGAATACAAAAGCATCACCAAACAGGTTTTGCGCTCTCCGGCTACTACACGAGAAGTGGAAATCCCTGCCGAATACAGCACCCTGACCAGCCAAAAATTAGTTAAAACCGGTGGTTTTACCGATTGGGTTGAAGTTTTGTGCGAAGCTAAAGTTACGGCTTCTAAAATTTTGGAAGTTCAAAAAGCACTTAAAAACAAAGGCTATGACCCCGGACCGCTTGATAACGTCATGGGTGCGCGTACTAAAGCAGCTTTGGTTCAATTCCAGAAAGACAATGGTTTGCCGGTAGGAAATCTTAATGTCGAAACCCTTAGAGCTCTTGGTGTTTCGGGCAACTAATCCCGGCATCTGCAATTAACAATGCGGATTTAAACCCCTCTGTTTTAATAATAGCAGAGGGGTTTTTTCATTTACAGTTTCGATCTAAACACTCATCCGGTGGAATTACAAAAAACCAAACCATGTTATGGTGTGAATTAGCAGCAACAGGCCATTATACCAATCTATTTATTTGGTTGCTTTCCGGCTTTCCCTGAGCCGGCAAAAATCGTTACTGATGCATTCTCCATCTGCCTGATATATTTATATACTTCCTCGACAGCAAACATGCCATCTGCAGGAATTCGCTCGGCTTTAGTTTTAAAAACAGATTGAATTGAGATACTATTTTCTTTGGTTTGCCTGATGTCAAATGAGTAAGTGCCAAAATCATTGTTG
This is a stretch of genomic DNA from Sphingobacteriales bacterium. It encodes these proteins:
- a CDS encoding peptidoglycan-binding protein, with protein sequence MAQADGDLPPNAIAGKCYAKCLIPDQYETVTEQILLKEAASRIEVVPAVFESVEEQILVKEGYKVLEIVPATFTTVEEQMLVKEAGSRLDYVPPVYETITEQMLISPATTKWVQGKADKNCLNEDPEKCKVWCLTEVPAQYKTVTKQVLKTPAATTETPIPAEYRTITKAVVQTPASTRESEVPAEYKSITKQVLRSPATTREVEIPAEYSTLTSQKLVKTGGFTDWVEVLCEAKVTASKILEVQKALKNKGYDPGPLDNVMGARTKAALVQFQKDNGLPVGNLNVETLRALGVSGN